A single genomic interval of Brevibacillus brevis harbors:
- a CDS encoding DHA2 family efflux MFS transporter permease subunit — MAEAVAHREEKGGNGGMWLSLLAILSGTFVAILNNSLINVALPAMVNIFGSTTETMQWVLTGYMLANAVMIPMSGSLSAKFGAKKIFVLSLSAFTFSSILCALAWSDSSLIAFRVVQGVSGGMIMPIGMSMIYMIVPREKIGMALGIFGIASMTAPALGPTLGGYLIEFLSWQFLFLVGVPFGIFAVIMSIVLLKETPKKPELKFDFLGAFLAIVGFGTLLLALSKGQAEGWTSFFIVSLFFIAVMSLILFVWVELGKETPLLDLRLLKIPTFTISILTSGFVMMGMMGGIFLMPIFLQNIQGLTAMESGILLMPQSIAMAIMMPISGKLMDKYGIGPIGLIGLTIMSVTTFELHNLSADSMHSWIDMILTIRGIGIGLCMMTLSTVGMNAVPRTSVGDASPLSNVLRQVMSSFAIAILTVIMQARQNFHMASISDNLNTDMATQFISGISGMYAQVGVDAASATGGASAILYGMMAKESLVQGIGDTFLVSVIPIVLSIPLLYFLHKKPKKTQQVPATEKATA; from the coding sequence ATGGCGGAAGCGGTGGCACACCGGGAGGAGAAAGGCGGGAACGGCGGCATGTGGCTGTCTCTTCTCGCCATCCTCTCAGGAACCTTCGTTGCGATTCTGAACAATAGCTTGATTAACGTTGCCTTGCCTGCCATGGTCAATATTTTTGGTTCGACTACTGAGACCATGCAGTGGGTATTGACCGGATATATGCTGGCAAACGCCGTCATGATTCCCATGAGCGGCTCGTTGTCTGCCAAATTCGGGGCGAAAAAAATATTTGTACTCTCCTTATCTGCGTTTACTTTCTCGTCCATTCTGTGTGCCTTGGCGTGGAGTGACTCTTCGCTGATTGCCTTTCGTGTGGTGCAAGGTGTCAGCGGGGGGATGATCATGCCAATCGGGATGTCGATGATTTATATGATCGTTCCACGTGAAAAGATCGGAATGGCCTTGGGGATATTCGGGATTGCTTCCATGACTGCCCCGGCGTTGGGCCCGACATTGGGTGGATATCTCATCGAATTTTTAAGCTGGCAATTTCTTTTTCTAGTCGGTGTACCCTTTGGTATTTTTGCGGTGATCATGAGTATCGTTCTGCTCAAGGAAACACCGAAAAAACCAGAGTTAAAGTTCGACTTTTTGGGAGCATTTCTTGCCATCGTCGGTTTCGGGACGCTGTTGCTCGCTTTAAGTAAAGGGCAAGCAGAGGGCTGGACCTCCTTTTTCATCGTCAGTCTGTTTTTCATTGCCGTGATGAGCTTGATCCTGTTTGTTTGGGTGGAACTGGGGAAAGAAACTCCGCTGCTCGATCTGCGGCTTTTGAAGATTCCTACCTTCACTATCAGCATTTTGACTTCGGGCTTCGTCATGATGGGGATGATGGGCGGAATCTTCCTGATGCCGATTTTCCTCCAAAACATTCAGGGATTGACGGCTATGGAGTCTGGAATCCTGCTGATGCCGCAATCGATTGCCATGGCGATCATGATGCCAATCAGCGGAAAGCTGATGGATAAATACGGGATTGGACCAATTGGATTGATCGGCTTGACCATTATGAGCGTCACGACGTTTGAACTGCACAATCTATCTGCTGACAGCATGCACTCGTGGATCGATATGATCTTGACCATTCGCGGGATTGGAATCGGATTGTGCATGATGACGCTGTCTACCGTAGGGATGAACGCCGTGCCGCGTACAAGTGTGGGGGATGCCTCTCCGCTGTCCAACGTATTACGTCAGGTCATGAGCTCGTTTGCCATTGCGATTTTGACAGTGATCATGCAGGCGCGTCAAAATTTCCACATGGCTTCCATCTCTGACAACTTGAATACGGATATGGCGACGCAGTTTATCAGTGGTATTTCAGGAATGTATGCACAAGTAGGGGTAGATGCCGCGAGTGCGACAGGGGGAGCCAGTGCGATTTTGTACGGAATGATGGCAAAAGAATCGTTGGTCCAAGGCATCGGGGATACTTTCCTCGTCTCAGTGATCCCTATTGTCCTCTCGATTCCACTTCTGTACTTCCTGCATAAAAAGCCGAAAAAAACGCAACAGGTGCCAGCAACCGAAAAGGCAACAGCCTAA
- a CDS encoding DMT family transporter, which yields MNQSLEKPLFPPYLALLIGVIAISSSAIFVKLSDAPAPIIATYRLIFSVLLTLPFLFWNRGAIAEIGKMSKKVWLLCILSGAFLASHFLLWFESLNYTSVASSTVLVTLQPLFAFIGGYFFFGEKVRFLALSGGLLAIVGSFVIGWGDFQVGGMALWGDFLALMGAVTVTGYWLVGQYVRQHLSSFAYTLVVYTATSVILVAYDLALGYSLVGYPAADWGWFFCLALFPTLLGHSIFNWIIKWLNTTTISMGILGEPIGTAILAYFILGEVVTPPQWIGGLIIIAGIYVFIRFNQPAKGVSSIEQATGEPKKLA from the coding sequence ATGAATCAATCTTTGGAAAAACCGTTATTTCCCCCGTATTTGGCTCTCTTAATCGGGGTGATCGCCATTTCCTCTTCTGCAATCTTTGTAAAGCTATCGGATGCACCTGCTCCGATTATCGCTACGTATCGCCTGATTTTTTCCGTTCTCTTAACGCTTCCTTTTTTATTCTGGAATCGTGGTGCCATCGCAGAGATTGGAAAAATGTCCAAAAAAGTGTGGCTGCTCTGTATTTTATCCGGGGCCTTTTTGGCAAGCCACTTTCTGTTGTGGTTTGAATCGCTGAACTACACGTCAGTAGCCAGTTCTACGGTCCTCGTTACGTTGCAGCCATTATTTGCATTCATTGGCGGCTATTTCTTTTTTGGAGAAAAAGTTCGATTTCTGGCTCTATCCGGCGGCTTGCTGGCAATTGTGGGAAGCTTCGTGATTGGCTGGGGAGATTTTCAAGTAGGCGGCATGGCTTTATGGGGGGATTTCCTCGCATTGATGGGAGCTGTCACCGTGACGGGCTACTGGCTGGTCGGGCAGTACGTTCGCCAGCATCTGTCCTCCTTTGCCTACACACTCGTCGTTTATACAGCCACCAGCGTGATTCTGGTTGCCTATGATCTGGCTCTCGGGTATTCGCTCGTCGGTTACCCTGCGGCGGATTGGGGATGGTTCTTCTGTCTCGCCCTGTTCCCGACCTTGCTTGGACATTCTATTTTTAACTGGATCATTAAATGGCTCAATACGACGACGATATCTATGGGAATTTTGGGTGAACCGATCGGGACTGCGATTCTCGCTTACTTTATCTTGGGCGAAGTGGTAACGCCTCCCCAATGGATCGGTGGCTTGATCATTATCGCCGGCATTTATGTGTTCATTCGTTTTAACCAACCTGCTAAAGGAGTGTCCTCCATTGAACAAGCAACCGGAGAACCGAAAAAGCTTGCGTGA
- a CDS encoding N-acetylmuramoyl-L-alanine amidase family protein, which translates to MRNLQAIFRIAAFILILICIPTRSEALPLTPFHILIDVGHGGVDSGTSYGDLYEKNINLQIAKQLYQKLTEAGYTVALNRNKDIALSDENRWLDNRSRHIRDLAQRKNLAKEIGPQMLLSLHVNWASNPRRRGAILLYQDTEQSYMLAELLQNSLNKLTGTNNQPVRGKTYYMLRHNYCPSVIVEMGFISNAHDREMLTNPKAQEKIAQAITEAVSEYVKLSGNLKTEARVKESWWRKLMGSLLDKL; encoded by the coding sequence ATGAGAAACTTACAGGCTATCTTCCGAATCGCTGCCTTCATACTTATCCTCATCTGTATCCCGACGCGAAGCGAGGCATTGCCGCTCACGCCATTTCACATTTTGATTGATGTTGGTCATGGGGGCGTAGATTCGGGAACTTCTTATGGGGATTTGTACGAAAAGAACATCAATCTGCAAATTGCCAAACAACTGTACCAAAAGTTGACAGAAGCTGGCTATACGGTGGCCTTGAATCGGAACAAAGATATCGCACTGAGCGATGAGAATCGGTGGTTGGACAACCGATCGAGGCATATTCGGGATTTGGCACAGAGAAAGAATTTGGCAAAGGAGATCGGTCCCCAAATGTTGCTTAGCCTGCATGTAAACTGGGCGTCTAATCCGCGGCGACGGGGTGCCATTCTTTTGTACCAAGATACCGAACAAAGCTATATGCTGGCAGAACTGCTGCAAAACTCGCTGAACAAGCTGACAGGGACGAACAACCAGCCAGTCAGGGGGAAGACGTACTACATGCTGCGTCACAACTACTGTCCGTCTGTCATCGTGGAGATGGGTTTTATCAGCAATGCACATGACCGCGAAATGTTAACGAATCCCAAAGCACAAGAAAAAATCGCTCAGGCCATTACAGAAGCCGTGAGCGAGTACGTAAAGCTGTCGGGAAATCTGAAAACGGAGGCTCGTGTGAAGGAGAGCTGGTGGCGAAAATTAATGGGCAGTTTGCTGGATAAGCTTTGA
- a CDS encoding divergent polysaccharide deacetylase family protein codes for MYGRKLIPILLTLFLSLGAIPVTANPNPAPAPAVKKLMAFVIDDFGNNMQGTEEILSMPVPLTVAVMPFLPSTKQDAELAHQKGHDVLVHMPMEPMKGKRSWLGPGAITADLSDDEIRSRVEKAIDDVPHAIGMNNHMGSKITADERIMRIIMKVVKERGLIYLDSKTTDKSVAAKIAAEMGVPHAVNQIFLDDVYSVPHITKQMELVCKRIHNHPICIAIGHVGPPGKKTASVLRQYIPRIQKEAEFVTISKLIQQTAH; via the coding sequence ATGTATGGGAGGAAATTGATTCCGATCCTGCTCACGCTTTTTCTTTCCCTTGGGGCGATTCCAGTGACGGCTAACCCCAATCCAGCCCCCGCACCCGCTGTCAAAAAGCTGATGGCATTTGTCATTGATGACTTCGGGAACAACATGCAAGGGACGGAGGAAATATTATCGATGCCAGTCCCTCTGACCGTTGCCGTCATGCCGTTTCTTCCAAGCACGAAGCAGGATGCCGAGCTCGCCCATCAAAAAGGACATGATGTACTCGTTCACATGCCGATGGAGCCGATGAAAGGAAAACGCTCCTGGCTCGGTCCGGGAGCCATTACGGCTGATCTGTCTGACGATGAGATTCGCAGTCGTGTGGAAAAAGCGATTGACGATGTGCCACATGCGATTGGTATGAACAACCATATGGGCTCAAAAATAACGGCTGACGAGCGAATCATGCGCATCATCATGAAGGTCGTCAAGGAGCGTGGGCTCATTTACCTGGATAGCAAAACCACTGATAAAAGCGTAGCTGCGAAAATAGCGGCTGAAATGGGCGTGCCCCATGCAGTGAATCAAATTTTTCTCGATGACGTATACTCAGTCCCACATATTACAAAGCAAATGGAGCTCGTCTGCAAGCGAATCCACAATCATCCGATATGTATCGCGATAGGCCATGTTGGGCCTCCTGGCAAGAAAACAGCCTCCGTTCTGCGCCAGTACATCCCGCGAATTCAGAAGGAGGCCGAATTTGTAACCATTTCAAAGCTTATCCAGCAAACTGCCCATTAA
- the polA gene encoding DNA polymerase I — protein MSHFVLIDGNSVANRAFYALPLLSTSAGLHTNAVLGFTTMLLKVLEEMKPTHIMVAFDAGKVVFRHSEYAEYKGGRSKTPPELSEQFPLIRELLDAFSIKRFELEGYEADDIIGTLTKQADEQAWKTTVITGDKDMLQLVSEHVSVALTRKGVSEIELYTPQEINEKYGLKPLQIIDLKGLMGDSSDNIPGVPGVGEKTALKLLHEYGSVEQVLENIDKVSGKKLQENLRENVDKANMSKALATILREAPVELDVQETGYEGYDGVPLSEFFKKMEFKSLLSKIKVAQPADGSGQADAKPFSFEMISEENKAAYESKLTSPMALYIEMDGENYHHAPFLGIGLAAEDTVMFVPWDVAKEWKVLCEWLADPAKEKWVFDGKRDTVGLAWHDLAIKGISFDVYLASYLLNAAESNPTLDSIAAQYAQTRVLSDEEVYGKGAKRLVPEMDVLSEHVAHKAAAIWQSVPVLREQLAENEMEKLLGELEAPLSMVLALMEKQGVKVNSERLVQMGEDLDQKLAGLTDQIYELAGGAFNINSPKQLGEILFDRLSLPVLKKTKTGPSTSADVLEKLAPYHPIIDAILTFRQLGKLRSTYIEGLTKEIHTKTSKVHTLYNQATTATGRLSSTDPNLQNIPIRMEEGRKIREAFIPSEDGWYMLAADYSQIELRILAHISQDENLIDAFQKGMDIHTRTAMDVFGVSEEEVTSLMRRQAKAVNFGIVYGISDYGLSQNLNITRKEAGDFIERYFDVFSGVKRWMEEIVQQAKADGYVTTLLNRRRYLPDIRSSNFNLRSFAERTAMNTPIQGTAADVIKLAMIRMQEAIEEKGLASRMLLQVHDELVFEVPENELEVMRKLVPEVMESALSLNVPLKVDVSDGRTWYDAK, from the coding sequence TTGAGTCATTTTGTGTTGATTGATGGAAACAGTGTTGCGAACCGGGCGTTTTATGCGCTCCCTTTATTGTCCACATCGGCAGGACTGCATACGAACGCAGTGCTGGGCTTTACGACTATGCTGTTAAAAGTGTTGGAGGAAATGAAGCCAACGCATATCATGGTTGCTTTTGACGCGGGAAAAGTCGTGTTTCGCCATAGCGAGTATGCAGAGTACAAAGGGGGACGCAGCAAAACTCCGCCGGAGCTGTCTGAACAGTTTCCACTGATTCGGGAGCTGTTGGATGCCTTCTCAATCAAACGCTTCGAGCTGGAAGGCTACGAGGCGGATGACATTATCGGTACGTTGACGAAGCAGGCTGATGAGCAGGCTTGGAAAACGACTGTCATTACCGGAGACAAAGATATGCTCCAGCTCGTGTCTGAGCATGTATCCGTCGCTTTGACGCGCAAGGGTGTCAGCGAAATCGAGCTGTACACTCCGCAAGAAATTAACGAAAAGTACGGCCTTAAGCCGCTGCAAATAATTGATCTGAAAGGCTTGATGGGCGATTCGTCCGACAACATTCCAGGTGTCCCAGGTGTCGGGGAAAAAACAGCGCTGAAGCTGCTGCACGAATACGGCTCTGTCGAGCAGGTACTGGAAAACATCGATAAAGTCTCGGGTAAAAAGCTGCAAGAGAACCTGCGTGAGAATGTAGACAAGGCAAACATGAGTAAAGCCTTGGCAACCATTTTGCGTGAAGCGCCTGTGGAGCTGGATGTGCAAGAGACTGGCTATGAAGGCTATGATGGTGTACCTCTCAGCGAATTCTTTAAAAAGATGGAGTTCAAATCGCTCTTGTCCAAGATCAAAGTGGCACAGCCAGCAGATGGAAGCGGACAAGCAGACGCCAAGCCGTTTTCATTTGAGATGATTTCAGAGGAAAACAAAGCGGCGTACGAGTCCAAGCTGACTTCTCCAATGGCTCTTTACATCGAAATGGATGGGGAAAACTATCACCATGCGCCATTCCTCGGAATTGGACTGGCTGCGGAAGATACGGTGATGTTCGTTCCATGGGATGTAGCCAAGGAGTGGAAGGTGCTCTGTGAGTGGCTGGCTGATCCGGCGAAGGAGAAGTGGGTATTTGACGGCAAGCGAGACACGGTAGGACTCGCTTGGCATGATTTGGCGATAAAAGGCATCAGCTTTGATGTGTACCTCGCTTCTTACCTGCTGAATGCGGCTGAGAGCAACCCGACCCTGGACAGCATTGCGGCCCAATACGCACAGACACGGGTACTGTCAGATGAAGAGGTGTACGGCAAGGGTGCCAAACGTCTTGTTCCTGAAATGGACGTGCTGAGCGAGCATGTGGCACATAAAGCGGCGGCCATCTGGCAGAGCGTGCCTGTACTGCGCGAGCAGCTGGCGGAAAACGAAATGGAAAAGCTGCTCGGCGAATTGGAAGCCCCGCTGAGTATGGTACTGGCTCTCATGGAAAAGCAAGGCGTGAAGGTAAACAGTGAACGCCTCGTACAAATGGGGGAAGACTTGGACCAAAAGCTCGCGGGTCTGACAGATCAGATTTACGAGCTGGCGGGTGGGGCATTCAACATCAACTCGCCGAAGCAATTGGGTGAAATTTTGTTTGACCGCTTGTCTCTGCCTGTACTGAAAAAGACCAAAACAGGACCTTCTACCAGTGCAGATGTATTGGAGAAGCTCGCCCCGTACCATCCGATCATCGATGCGATCCTGACCTTCCGTCAGCTCGGCAAGCTCCGCTCTACGTATATTGAGGGCTTGACCAAGGAAATCCATACGAAGACGAGCAAGGTGCATACGCTTTACAACCAAGCGACTACGGCGACAGGGCGCCTGTCCAGTACGGACCCGAATCTGCAAAATATCCCGATCCGCATGGAAGAAGGACGCAAGATTCGCGAGGCGTTTATCCCGTCAGAGGACGGCTGGTACATGCTGGCGGCCGACTATTCCCAGATTGAGCTGCGGATTTTGGCCCACATTTCGCAAGACGAAAATTTGATTGACGCCTTCCAAAAAGGAATGGATATTCATACCCGCACCGCTATGGACGTATTTGGTGTGAGTGAGGAAGAAGTGACCTCGCTGATGCGCCGTCAGGCAAAAGCGGTCAACTTCGGGATCGTATATGGCATCAGCGACTACGGTCTGTCGCAAAACCTCAATATTACCCGTAAAGAAGCCGGGGACTTCATTGAACGTTACTTTGATGTCTTCTCCGGTGTGAAGCGCTGGATGGAGGAGATTGTCCAACAGGCGAAGGCGGATGGCTATGTGACGACCTTGTTGAACCGCCGTCGCTACCTGCCTGATATTCGCAGCAGCAACTTCAACCTGCGTTCGTTTGCCGAGCGTACTGCGATGAACACGCCGATCCAGGGGACTGCTGCCGATGTGATCAAGCTGGCGATGATTCGCATGCAGGAGGCAATCGAGGAGAAAGGTCTCGCTAGCCGCATGCTTTTGCAGGTGCACGATGAGCTTGTATTTGAAGTGCCAGAAAATGAGCTGGAAGTCATGCGCAAGCTGGTACCAGAAGTGATGGAGAGTGCGCTTTCCCTCAATGTGCCACTCAAGGTGGACGTCAGTGACGGACGTACCTGGTACGATGCGAAGTAG
- the mutM gene encoding DNA-formamidopyrimidine glycosylase has translation MPELPEVETVVRTLRGLVMGKTIERVSVHLARIVRQPDDVEAFKSLLVGQTIQDIQRRAKFIQFFLNEDVLVSHLRMEGRYGVYQADDPVEKHTHVVFHFTDGTELRYRDVRQFGTMDLFPKGKETTVGPLAKLGVEPLDKSFTPEVLGKLLKGRSTKIKPLLLNQECIVGLGNIYVDESLFKAGIHPEKPAGKLTDKEVVRLHESIVSTLQEAVEQGGSSIKSYVNGQGEMGMFQQSLLVYGRKDESCTKCGAEIIRFVVGGRGTHICPDCQKLS, from the coding sequence ATGCCAGAATTGCCGGAGGTAGAAACCGTCGTACGGACTCTGCGTGGCTTGGTTATGGGAAAAACGATTGAGAGAGTAAGTGTTCATTTGGCGCGTATTGTGCGTCAGCCAGATGACGTGGAAGCTTTCAAATCTCTCTTGGTGGGACAAACCATTCAGGATATCCAACGGCGGGCAAAATTCATTCAGTTTTTCTTAAACGAGGATGTGCTCGTGTCCCATCTGCGTATGGAAGGGCGCTATGGCGTGTATCAAGCGGATGATCCCGTTGAGAAGCATACCCATGTCGTCTTCCATTTTACGGACGGAACGGAGCTGCGTTATCGGGATGTTCGCCAGTTCGGGACGATGGATTTGTTCCCCAAGGGGAAGGAAACAACCGTTGGACCTTTGGCAAAACTGGGGGTAGAACCGCTAGATAAAAGTTTCACTCCAGAAGTTTTGGGGAAATTGTTAAAAGGACGGTCAACAAAAATTAAGCCGCTTCTCCTAAACCAGGAATGTATTGTAGGACTGGGGAATATTTATGTGGACGAGTCACTCTTTAAAGCAGGCATTCATCCGGAGAAACCAGCAGGAAAGCTGACAGATAAAGAAGTTGTCCGACTGCACGAAAGCATCGTCTCTACTTTGCAAGAAGCGGTAGAACAAGGTGGTAGCTCCATCAAGTCGTATGTGAACGGACAAGGCGAGATGGGTATGTTCCAGCAATCTCTATTAGTTTATGGACGAAAAGACGAGTCGTGTACCAAGTGCGGGGCCGAAATCATTCGGTTTGTAGTCGGCGGCAGAGGGACGCATATTTGCCCGGACTGCCAAAAGTTATCGTAG
- the coaE gene encoding dephospho-CoA kinase (Dephospho-CoA kinase (CoaE) performs the final step in coenzyme A biosynthesis.) codes for MGMILGLTGGIATGKSTVTGMLRERGIPVIDADQIAREVVEPGKLAYEAIVRHFGREILLEDGQIDRKKLGEIVFSDESERQKLNAIVHPEVRRVMREEAEAAEANGAEIVFMDIPLLYESKLTHMVEKIVVVYAPYEMQLARMLERDELEEEQARKRLRAQFPIDQKKQGADFLIDNSGSREETERQVEAVLAAIRSERQS; via the coding sequence ATGGGCATGATACTAGGGTTAACAGGCGGAATTGCCACTGGGAAAAGCACAGTGACAGGTATGCTTCGAGAGCGCGGAATTCCTGTCATTGACGCTGACCAAATCGCCAGAGAGGTCGTAGAACCAGGTAAACTGGCCTATGAAGCGATCGTGCGCCATTTTGGAAGAGAAATCCTATTGGAAGATGGTCAAATTGATCGGAAAAAACTAGGTGAAATCGTGTTTTCGGACGAGTCCGAGCGCCAAAAGCTGAACGCCATCGTCCATCCCGAGGTACGCCGCGTCATGCGGGAAGAGGCCGAAGCAGCAGAAGCGAATGGAGCCGAGATCGTCTTTATGGACATCCCTCTGCTGTATGAAAGCAAGCTTACACATATGGTAGAAAAAATCGTGGTCGTCTATGCGCCCTACGAGATGCAATTGGCGAGAATGCTGGAGCGCGACGAATTGGAAGAAGAACAAGCACGAAAAAGACTGCGGGCGCAGTTTCCCATTGATCAGAAGAAGCAAGGCGCAGACTTTTTGATCGATAATTCTGGTTCGCGTGAAGAAACCGAGCGTCAAGTGGAGGCCGTATTGGCCGCGATTCGATCGGAGCGTCAATCATGA
- a CDS encoding lytic transglycosylase domain-containing protein, whose product MSFGKRAALILLVLASVFLLLNTPVVWKWMYPIKYEQQIVTTALKYEVDPHLVLAVIRSESGFATDRVSKKGAVGLMQIMPDTAQWIVKEAGFRPKDSEYLYDPIMNIEIGTWYLDFLLSRYDGDIVKVIAAYNAGPGKVNGWLASEQWNGSRDTIEDIPYGETRQYVQRVLYYHDRYKNIYDFQLR is encoded by the coding sequence ATGAGTTTTGGCAAGCGTGCAGCATTGATCCTGCTCGTTTTGGCGAGTGTATTTCTGCTGCTAAACACGCCAGTGGTGTGGAAATGGATGTACCCGATCAAATATGAGCAACAGATTGTGACTACTGCACTAAAATATGAGGTGGACCCTCATTTGGTATTGGCCGTCATTCGTTCCGAGAGTGGGTTTGCGACAGATCGCGTATCGAAAAAAGGTGCGGTCGGGCTCATGCAAATCATGCCGGATACAGCGCAGTGGATCGTCAAGGAGGCAGGCTTCCGTCCAAAGGACAGCGAATACTTGTACGACCCTATCATGAACATCGAGATTGGGACATGGTATCTCGATTTTTTGCTGTCCCGCTATGATGGCGATATCGTCAAAGTCATTGCCGCCTACAATGCCGGTCCGGGCAAAGTAAACGGATGGCTCGCGAGTGAGCAATGGAACGGATCTCGAGACACAATTGAGGACATTCCATATGGGGAGACCCGTCAATATGTCCAGCGAGTGCTCTATTATCATGATCGTTATAAAAATATATACGACTTTCAATTACGTTAA
- a CDS encoding glyceraldehyde-3-phosphate dehydrogenase has translation MTIKIGINGFGRIGRMVFRRAIQDPNIEIVAINASYPAETLAHLLKYDTIHGRLQNKVEVQDNKIIVDGKATVVLSDRDPLKLPWGDLGVEIVVEATGKFNNREGAGKHLQSGAKKVVITAPAKEEDVTIVMGVNEGTYDHANHHIISNASCTTNCLAPVAKVLNDAFGIEQGLMTTIHSFTNDQVNLDNPHKDLRRARAASESIIPTTTGAARAVGIVLPELNGKLNGFSLRVPTPNVSVVDLVINTKKPVTLDEVNRVLREASEGSMKGYLEFCDEPLVSSDFNGNDHSSIIDGLSTMVMGDNQVKVIAWYDNEWGYSCRVVDLVRHVSEQHNQAATKEAAAVGVK, from the coding sequence ATGACAATTAAAATCGGTATTAATGGTTTCGGACGAATTGGCCGCATGGTATTCCGCCGCGCTATCCAGGACCCCAACATTGAAATCGTTGCAATCAACGCCAGCTATCCAGCGGAGACGCTTGCACATTTGTTGAAATATGACACGATCCACGGACGCCTGCAAAATAAAGTAGAAGTCCAAGACAACAAGATTATCGTAGATGGAAAAGCAACAGTTGTCCTGTCTGACCGTGATCCGCTGAAGCTGCCTTGGGGTGACCTCGGAGTAGAGATCGTTGTGGAAGCTACAGGCAAGTTCAACAATCGCGAAGGCGCTGGCAAGCACCTGCAAAGCGGTGCGAAAAAAGTTGTGATTACAGCACCAGCGAAAGAAGAAGACGTGACAATCGTGATGGGTGTAAACGAAGGCACCTACGACCATGCGAATCACCACATTATCTCCAATGCTTCCTGCACGACCAACTGTCTCGCACCTGTGGCAAAAGTGCTCAACGATGCATTCGGTATCGAACAAGGTCTCATGACTACCATTCACTCGTTTACAAACGATCAGGTGAATCTCGACAATCCGCATAAAGACCTGCGTCGTGCACGTGCAGCTAGCGAGTCCATCATTCCAACGACGACAGGAGCTGCTCGTGCAGTAGGAATCGTTCTGCCAGAATTGAATGGCAAGCTGAATGGATTTTCACTTCGCGTACCGACTCCAAACGTATCTGTAGTAGACTTGGTGATCAATACGAAGAAGCCTGTTACATTGGACGAAGTAAACCGTGTCCTGCGTGAAGCGAGCGAAGGCAGCATGAAAGGCTACCTCGAGTTCTGCGACGAGCCCCTCGTATCCAGCGATTTCAATGGCAACGACCACTCCTCGATCATCGACGGTCTGTCTACGATGGTAATGGGAGACAATCAGGTGAAAGTGATTGCTTGGTACGATAACGAGTGGGGCTACTCCTGCCGAGTCGTAGACTTGGTTCGCCACGTGTCCGAGCAGCACAATCAAGCTGCAACAAAAGAAGCAGCCGCTGTTGGTGTAAAATAA